The following are encoded in a window of Megalopta genalis isolate 19385.01 chromosome 6, iyMegGena1_principal, whole genome shotgun sequence genomic DNA:
- the PpD3 gene encoding protein phosphatase D3 has protein sequence MSENAEITGVTSPEDAAKAEKFKEEANEYFKNQDYNKAIELYTKAIELNSTVAVYYGNRSFAYLRTECFGYALTDASKAIDLDKNYVKGYYRRAAAHMSLGKFKLALKDYNTVTKARPNDKDAMLKYTECSKILKKLAFEKAISVEENKKNIADTINLKAMVIEDEYTGPKLEDGKVTLQFMQDLLEWYKNQNKLHRKYAFKILLDVKTWFMAQPSLVDITIPEDSKFTICGDIHGQYYDLLNIFQLNGLPSETNPYLFNGDFVDRGSFSVECIFTLFGFKLLYPNHFFMSRGNHESATMNQMYGFDGEVKTKYSAQMAELFTEVYNWLPLAHCLNNRVLVMHGGLFSRDNVKLEEIREINRNRQPPEEGLMCELLWSDPQPQPGRAPSKRGVGVQFGPDVTHNFLTLNNLDYIVRSHEVKNNGYEVDHDGKCITVFSAPNYCDTMGNQGAFITLNGKDMVPHFTSYEAVPHPNVRPMVYANSLLKFMF, from the exons atgagTGAAAACGCAGAAATTACAGGAGTAACATCACCTGAAGATGCAGCTAAAGCGgaaaaatttaaagaagaaGCGAATGAATACTTCAAAA ATCAAGATTATAATAAAGCTATAGAGTTATATACTAAAGCGATAGAATTAAATTCTACAGTGGCAGTGTATTATGGGAATAGAAGTTTTGCCTACTTAAGGACAGAATGTTTTGGATATGCACTTACAGATGCATCGAAAGCTATTGACTTAGATAAAAATTATGTGAAAGGATATTATCGTAGAGCTGCCGCTCATATGTCACTTGGCAAGTTCAAACTAGCTCTTAAGGACTATAACACTGTTACTAAAGCTAGACCAAATGATAAAGACGCGATGCTTAAATACACAGAATGTTcgaagatattaaaaaaattagctTTTGAAAAAGCAATTTCTGTGGAAGAAAATAAGAAGAATATAGCTGACACGATTAATTTAAAAGCTATGG tcATTGAAGATGAATACACAGGGCCTAAACTTGAAGATGGAAAAGTTACATTACAATTTATGCAAGACTTGTTAGAATGGTACAAGAATCAAAATAAATTACATCGTAAATATGCTTTTAAGATTCTTTTAGATGTGAAAACATGGTTCATGGCACAGCCCAGTTTAGTTGATATTACAATTCCTGAAGATAGTAAATTTACCATATGTGGAGACATACATGGACAATACTATGATTTACTTAATATATTCCAGTTAAATGGATTGCCTTCAGAAACTAATCCATAT TTGTTCAATGGAGATTTTGTAGATAGAGGCTCATTTTCTGTAGAGTGTATATTTACTTTGTTTGGATTTAAGTTATTGTATCCAAATCACTTTTTCATGTCTAGAG GTAATCACGAATCTGCCACCATGAATCAAATGTATGGCTTCGATGGAGAAGTTAAAACAAAGTATTCTGCTCAAATGGCAGAATTGTTTACAGAAGTTTATAATTGGCTCCCTCTTGCACATTGTCTTAACAACAGAGTGCTT GTAATGCATGGTGGTCTGTTTTCAAGGGATAATGTTAAATTAGAAGAAATTCGAGAAATTAATAGAAATAGGCAACCACCAGAAGAAGGATTAATGTGTGAGTTATTGTGGTCTGATCCACAACCTCAACCTGGAAGAGCACCCAGTAAGAGAGGAGTTGGTGTTCAGTTTGGACCAGATGTTACACACAATTTCTTAACTTTGAACAATCTTGATTACATTGTTAGAAGTCATGAAGTCAAAAATAATGGATATGAAGTCGATCATGATGGAAAATGTATCACTGTGTTTTCTGCTCCAAATTATTG TGACACTATGGGTAATCAGGGTGCCTTTATAACACTCAATGGCAAAGATATGGTACCTCATTTTACATCATATGAAGCAGTG CCTCATCCAAATGTAAGGCCAATGGTATATGCTAATTCCTTACTAAAATTCATGTTTTAG
- the LOC143259662 gene encoding arylsulfatase B, with amino-acid sequence MRSLSIFWISLFSLLLVRITGGVNLYESTPHIIVLMVDDLGWNDISFHGSNQIPTPNIDALGYNGVILNRHYVLPSSTPSRAAFFTGQYPIRIGMQGDGIHGGEPRGLPLNIKILPEYLRGLGYTTKLIGKWHLGFHTPQYTPLHRGFDFFLGFYNSYISYYDYRYSNQNMSGYDMHRGDDPAHGMNREYATDLFTEEAIRVIENHEHARPLYLHISHLGVHAPLEKPVDPYNNREFNKIREPNRQIYARMVSQLDESVGRIFHALGDKGILKDSIILFLTDNGAPSVGRDRNWGSNYPLRGTKFTLYEGGVRGVAAIWSPKIQKAARVSNQLVHITDWLPTLYSAAGGDLKDLGEIDGIDQWQIISEGYGHGRDTLLLNIDEVFKTEGAIYSRFKLIRGSIENGYYDGYYGDSGRTLDVLPYSDLVLKCSVSEVIMQHLGGPVTQPSTMLQLRHDATTPHCRPNSTYFRRYPYTTCNVTECLFDIINDPCETKNIAEAYPRIARDLDLYLEKYGHILVRQTKVPVDWLADPRRWNNTWEPWMNSGATVYIPNAAAMLGNLVCCFHLLFCLISMFLNTCV; translated from the exons ATGCGCAGCCTTTCCATATTTTGGATAAgtttgttctcgttgctcctAGTGCGAATTACCGGCGGTGTTAATCTCTACGAAAGCACACCGCACATTATTGTGCTTATGGTCGACGATttg GGTTGGAACGATATTAGTTTCCATGGATCAAATCAGATACCAACTCCCAACATCGACGCTCTAGGATATAACGGAGTTATATTGAATAGACATTATGTATTACCATCTAGTACACCTTCTAGAGCTGCATTTTTTACTGGACAATATCCAATACGTATTG GGATGCAGGGGGATGGAATTCATGGTGGTGAACCACGTGGTCTGCCactaaatattaaaattttaccGGAATATTTGCGAGGACTGGGATACACCACAAAGTTGATTGGAAAATGGCATTTAGGATTTCATACACCTCAGTATACACCATTGCATAGAGGTTTCGACTTCTTTCTCGGTTTCTACAATAGCTATATTAGTTACTACGACTACAGGTATTCGAACCAG AATATGAGCGGCTACGACATGCACCGCGGAGACGATCCTGCTCATGGGATGAATCGTGAATACGCTACAGACTTATTCACTGAAGAAGCAATTAGAGTGATCGAGAATCACGAACACGCCAGGCCCCTTTATCTTCATATATCTCATCTCGGGGTTCACGCTCCCTTGGAAAAACCTGTGGATCCGTATAATAATCGAGAATTCAACAAAATTCGGGAACCTAATCGACAGATATACGCCA GAATGGTATCACAATTGGATGAGTCGGTTGGAAGAATTTTTCATGCATTAGGTGACAAAGGAATACTCAAAGATTCAATAATCTTGTTTCTCACCGACAATGGGGCCCCGTCCGTTGGAAGAGATAGAAACTGGGGATCGAACTATCCTTTGAGAGGA ACGAAATTCACTTTGTACGAAGGCGGCGTGAGAGGTGTGGCAGCAATATGGTCGCCAAAGATACAAAAAGCAGCACGGGTTTCGAACCAATTGGTGCATATAACCGATTGGTTGCCGACTCTTTATTCGGCGGCCGGTGGAGACCTGAAGGATCTGGGCGAGATCGATGGCATCGATCAATGGCAAATAATTAGCGAAGGATACGGCCATGGCAGAGACACTCTCTTGCTGAATATCGACGAGGTTTTTAAAACGGAAGGGGCAATATACAGTCGATTTAAATTGATACGAG GTTCCATCGAAAATGGCTACTACGATGGATACTACGGTGATTCTGGCAGAACACTAGATGTTTTGCCATACTCGGATCTCGTACTGAAATGTTCTGTATCCGAGGTTATTATGCAGCACTTAGGAGGTCCAGTAACACAGCCGAGCACAATGCTGCAGCTACGACATGATGCAACGACACCTCATTGTCGTCCAAATAGTACGTACTTCCGTCGGTATCCGTATACCACTTGTAATGTTACGGAATGTTTATTCGATATAATCAAcgacccatgcgaaacgaaaaacATTGCCGAAGCATACCCAAGA ATTGCGCGGGACTTAGACCTTTATTTGGAAAAATACGGTCATATTTTGGTGAGGCAAACAAAAGTACCTGTCGATTGGTTGGCTGATCCTAGGAGATGGAATAACACGTGGGAACCATGGATGAATTCTGGGGCCACGGTGTACATTCCGAATGCTGCAGCCATGCTTGGCAATTTAGTCTGTTGTTTTCATCTATTGTTCTGTCTTATTTCGATGTTTCTGAATACCTGCGTTTAA
- the Idi gene encoding isopentenyl-diphosphate delta isomerase, whose amino-acid sequence MHATMMVKTLKEVCAVAKQMVFTSRKFGTAQVASLQEAALNERCILVDECDRVIGESTKRDCHTVDSSGHIQLHRAFSVFLFNGKGELLIQKRSANKVTFPNYYANTCCSHPLAEIPEETEENEAIGIRKAAVRRIGYELGIPSHEILPSDLVYLTRVHYFMAHGNWGEHEIDYILFAQKDHVTLDPNPDEIAQLHWVSKSNIYDFIKNLDGPLSPWFNLVLKNRLSLWWDNLHALEKMKDHGTIHKFN is encoded by the exons ATGCATGCTACAATGATGGTTAAAACGCTGAAGGAAGTGTGTGCAGTTGCAAAACAGATGGTATTCACATCAAGAAAATTTGGTACTGCGCAAGTAGCATCTCTGCAAGAGGCTGCTCTAAATGAACGTTGTATTCTTGTCGATGAATGTGATAGAGTAATTGGTGAATCTACAAAAAGGGATTGTCATACTGTTGATTCAAGTGGACATATTCAACTTCATAGAGCATTTAGTGTTTTTCTATTCAATGGCAAAGGAGAGCTGCTGATACAAAAACGATCTGCAAATAAG GTTACATTTCCAAACTATTATGCAAATACATGCTGTAGTCATCCATTGGCAGAAATTCCAGAAGAAACTGAAGAAAATGAAGCAATAGGAATTCGCAAAGCTGCAGTCAGAAGAATAGGTTATGAATTAGGGATACCTTCACATGAAATTTTACCATCTGATTTAGTATATTTGACAAGGGTTCATTATTTTATGGCTCATGGTAATTGGGGAGAACATGAAATAGATTacatattatttgcacaaaaaGATCACGTTACATTAGATCCAAATCCTGATGAAATTGCTCAACTTCATTGGGTATCGAAGTCTAATATATATgactttattaaaaatttagaTGGACCATTGTCtccatggtttaacttagttcTTAAGAATAGATTATCACTTTGGTGGGATAATCTGCATGCATTAGAAAAAATGAAGGACCATGGAACAATACATAAATTTAACTAA
- the LOC143259666 gene encoding cancer-related nucleoside-triphosphatase homolog isoform X2, with the protein MDTGATLRVSRVLLTGPPGIGKTTICKKITSILTERAYKIDGFYTEEERNQNGTRTGFDIVLVNNSQKKSTLAKAEDVINQSKRTKHKVGKYYVFINDFESTALPVFESNADILIIDEIGKMELFSEKFHDKVLKLFARTINKPFIIATIPETHKVPQKYLSLFQKLQADKKSKVVIVNRQNRDSLVEEILHLISS; encoded by the exons GCATAGGAAAAACTACAATATGCAAAAAGATAACTTCTATCTTAACGGAACGAGCATATAAAATTGACGGATTCTATACAGAGGAAGAGCGGAATCAGAATGGCACCAGAACTGGATTTGACATTGTACTTGTGAACAATTCCCAGAAAAAATCGACCTTAGCGAAGGCTGA AGACGTTATAAACCAGTCAAAACGAACTAAACACAAAGTTGGCAAGTACTATGTATTCATTAATGATTTTGAATCAACAGCCTTACCAGTTTTCGAATCGAATGCA gaCATATTGATCATAGATGAAATCGGTAAGATGGAATTATTCAGTGAAAAATTTCATGATAAGGTACTGAAATTATTTGCTAGAACTATAAATAAACCTTTCATAATCGCAACGATACCTGAAACACATAAAGTACCACAGAAATATCTGTCACTATTTCAAAAACTTCAAGCagataagaaatctaaagtcgTAATAGTGAATCGTCAAAATCGGGATAGCTTAGTAGAAGAAATACTTCATCTCATTTCTTCGTAA